A window of Sulfurimonas gotlandica GD1 contains these coding sequences:
- a CDS encoding STT3 domain-containing protein translates to MNNISSETKITIAYILIAFAFSVAMRMIWVYQFSGVEQFMFNGQFMINTNDGYYWAEGARDILSGVSQENDLSPILTPASQLTAFFASILPFSFETIIFYMPAIFGSLIVVPIILIAKSIKNLELGLIAALLASIAWSYYNRTMIGYYDTDMLNIVLPMFLLWSIILGVKTNEEKYLLIAPSIILLYTWWYPASYSLEFAFFCLVMFYTLVWDRRKLYNFKLLSMIVFAILPVAVYIKVIFGVISFIIFKQDKAQKYIYYIFVLSAFFLLFSGGFDTILAKFKGYVYEDTISSLNDGLNLHFYSVMQTVREAGQITFETFANRISGHTITLVLSVVGYIYLTYKHRIMLLGLPMIGLGFLALVGGLRFTVYAVPVLAFGIAFLITQVSLMMPTKRLKYLSIVAFTMAILYPNYQHINSYRVPTVFNADEVKVLNTLKDIADREDYVVSWWDYGYPIRYYSDVKTLTDGAKHNGDVNFLVSYMLNNSENISSKMARLDVEYTESKKVKVSSNIEQMTKDYGFKDTNDFLLSLETDIKLPNKTRDIYFYLPYRMLNIFPTVNVFSNINLMNGEKGKDPFFFISRNFKETKETIELGNGILFNKLDNSLSLNNQTVALRRVIQTFYDKNMKLQKNIKLSDFTASLNLIFMADYKTFLVVDEKTYNSLYIQLMVLEDYDKNLFEKVITNPHAKVYKLKI, encoded by the coding sequence TTGAATAATATATCATCAGAGACAAAAATTACAATAGCTTATATACTGATTGCATTTGCTTTTTCAGTAGCAATGAGAATGATTTGGGTTTATCAGTTTAGTGGAGTTGAGCAATTTATGTTTAACGGGCAGTTTATGATAAATACTAATGATGGTTACTACTGGGCGGAAGGTGCTAGAGATATTTTAAGTGGTGTGTCTCAAGAGAATGATCTCTCACCAATACTTACTCCAGCTTCACAGTTAACCGCATTTTTTGCTTCAATTTTACCGTTTTCATTTGAAACAATAATCTTCTATATGCCAGCTATTTTTGGTTCACTTATTGTTGTTCCAATAATTCTTATTGCCAAAAGTATAAAAAATTTAGAACTTGGTCTTATTGCAGCTTTATTGGCGTCTATTGCTTGGAGCTACTATAACAGAACCATGATAGGATATTATGATACGGACATGTTAAACATTGTACTGCCTATGTTCTTACTTTGGTCTATTATTTTAGGTGTTAAAACAAATGAAGAGAAGTATTTACTGATTGCACCATCTATTATTTTATTATATACTTGGTGGTATCCTGCAAGTTATTCTTTAGAATTTGCATTTTTTTGTTTAGTAATGTTTTATACTTTAGTCTGGGATAGAAGAAAACTATATAATTTTAAACTTTTAAGTATGATTGTATTTGCTATATTACCAGTAGCTGTATATATAAAAGTTATTTTTGGTGTGATATCTTTTATTATTTTTAAACAAGATAAAGCACAAAAATATATATATTATATTTTTGTGCTTTCAGCATTTTTTCTTTTATTTAGTGGTGGATTTGACACAATTTTGGCTAAATTTAAGGGATATGTATATGAGGATACTATTAGCTCATTAAATGATGGATTAAATCTTCACTTTTACAGTGTCATGCAGACTGTAAGAGAGGCCGGGCAAATTACATTTGAAACATTTGCAAATCGTATAAGTGGACATACGATTACGCTAGTTTTATCAGTAGTTGGATACATATATTTAACTTATAAGCATAGAATTATGCTTTTAGGACTTCCTATGATAGGACTGGGCTTTTTAGCTCTTGTAGGCGGACTTAGATTTACTGTATATGCTGTTCCAGTATTAGCATTTGGAATAGCTTTTTTAATTACTCAAGTCTCACTTATGATGCCTACAAAAAGATTAAAATATTTAAGTATAGTAGCTTTTACTATGGCTATTTTATATCCAAACTATCAACATATTAACTCATATAGAGTGCCAACCGTTTTTAATGCAGATGAAGTAAAAGTTTTAAACACCTTAAAAGATATTGCAGATAGAGAAGATTATGTGGTGTCATGGTGGGATTATGGGTACCCAATACGCTATTATTCAGATGTAAAAACACTTACTGATGGCGCTAAGCACAATGGAGATGTGAATTTTTTAGTAAGTTATATGTTGAATAATTCAGAAAATATATCTTCTAAAATGGCAAGACTTGATGTAGAATATACAGAATCTAAAAAAGTAAAAGTATCTTCAAATATAGAGCAGATGACAAAAGATTATGGATTTAAAGATACAAATGATTTTTTACTATCTTTAGAAACTGATATAAAACTACCAAATAAAACAAGAGATATTTACTTTTATCTTCCATATAGAATGTTAAATATTTTTCCTACAGTTAATGTTTTCTCTAATATAAATCTTATGAATGGTGAAAAAGGCAAAGATCCATTTTTCTTTATAAGTAGAAATTTTAAAGAGACAAAAGAAACTATAGAATTAGGAAATGGTATTTTATTTAATAAGCTAGATAATAGTTTGTCACTTAACAATCAAACAGTAGCTTTGAGAAGGGTAATACAGACTTTTTATGATAAGAATATGAAACTTCAAAAAAATATTAAATTATCAGATTTTACGGCGTCACTTAATCTGATCTTTATGGCTGATTATAAGACTTTTTTAGTTGTGGATGAGAAAACTTATAATTCACTTTATATTCAACTTATGGTTTTAGAAGATTATGATAAAAATCTTTTTGAAAAAGTCATAACGAATCCACATGCTAAAGTCTATAAATTAAAGATATAA
- a CDS encoding SDR family oxidoreductase, with product MKFDEVKEELLRNKKTWLVTGVAGFIGSNLAEALLKLNQKVIGLDNFSTGYQHNIEDIKNNVTSQQWRSFSFTEGDIKDYETCYEITKGVDIILHQAALGSVPRSINDPITSNLSNVTGFLNMLTAAKNNGVKRFVYASSSSVYGDSMELPKVEERTGNLLSPYAVTKMTNELYGGVFYKTYGLETIGIRYFNVFGKRQNPNGAYAAVIPKWLSSLINNEDVFINGDGETSRDFTYIENVIQSNILCGTTTTKEAYGEVFNGGIGGRLTLNKLYSSISRELKENLENFVTKEPVYREFRAGDIRHSNANIDKLKKATQYEPTHDIDMGLHESIKWYIENLKQVSE from the coding sequence ATGAAGTTTGATGAAGTTAAAGAAGAATTGTTAAGAAATAAAAAGACGTGGCTTGTAACTGGTGTTGCCGGATTTATAGGTTCCAATTTAGCAGAAGCCCTTTTAAAATTAAACCAAAAAGTTATTGGTCTGGATAATTTTTCTACAGGCTATCAGCATAATATTGAAGATATAAAAAATAATGTAACATCTCAGCAGTGGAGAAGTTTTTCATTTACAGAGGGTGATATTAAAGATTATGAAACTTGTTATGAAATAACAAAAGGTGTAGATATTATCTTACACCAAGCTGCATTAGGATCGGTACCTAGATCAATTAATGATCCAATAACATCAAATCTTTCAAATGTTACCGGTTTTTTAAATATGTTAACAGCTGCTAAAAATAATGGAGTAAAAAGATTTGTATATGCATCTTCTAGCTCAGTTTATGGTGATTCCATGGAGCTTCCAAAAGTTGAAGAAAGAACAGGGAATTTACTCTCCCCTTATGCTGTAACTAAGATGACAAATGAACTATATGGTGGAGTTTTTTACAAAACATATGGTTTAGAAACTATAGGAATAAGATATTTTAATGTTTTTGGAAAAAGACAAAACCCAAATGGTGCATATGCGGCTGTAATACCAAAATGGCTAAGTTCTCTTATTAATAATGAAGATGTTTTTATTAATGGCGATGGAGAGACTAGCAGAGACTTTACATATATTGAAAATGTCATACAATCAAATATACTTTGTGGTACAACTACAACAAAAGAAGCATATGGAGAAGTTTTTAACGGTGGAATTGGTGGACGATTAACACTCAATAAACTTTACAGTTCTATCAGTAGAGAACTTAAAGAAAATTTAGAAAATTTTGTGACTAAAGAGCCTGTTTACAGAGAATTTAGAGCTGGAGATATCAGACATTCCAATGCTAATATAGATAAATTAAAAAAAGCAACACAGTATGAACCAACACATGATATTGATATGGGTCTTCATGAATCAATTAAGTGGTATATAGAAAATTTAAAACAGGTTTCGGAATAA
- a CDS encoding mannose-1-phosphate guanylyltransferase/mannose-6-phosphate isomerase produces the protein MTNIILCGGSGTRLWPISRTLMPKQFVKLFDDKSLFQLTVERNSKVCDSQFIVSNIEQYFLALDQLDELNKSNSKYLLEAIGRNTAPAIALACMALEKDEIVLVTPSDHLIKNELEYEIVLSQAKKLAHENNLVTFGITPTFAETGFGYIEADGIDVKAFHEKPDFETATLYFEAGNYYWNSGMFCFKAGIFLDELKKYSPNVYEYSLAAFNNSNKKNIIRIQHEDMLAIPEDSIDYAVMEKSDKVKVLPSDIDWSDVGSFDSLFEELPKDENNNTLNEKHISIDSKNNLIYGKDKYIATIDIEDMIVVDTGDALLISKKGSSQKVKEVVKEIKKTTQLHNIHLIGHRPWGTYTVLEDSHGYKIKRIEVKPKKRLSLQSHKYRNEHWIVVSGVATVTVNEDTFLVNQNESTYIKAGDIHRLLNDTNEPLVIIEAQVGSYTGEDDIERIEDDYKRD, from the coding sequence ATGACAAACATAATTTTATGTGGGGGAAGTGGTACTAGGTTATGGCCAATAAGTCGTACTCTTATGCCAAAACAGTTTGTTAAACTATTTGATGATAAATCGTTGTTTCAACTGACGGTTGAGAGAAATTCTAAAGTATGTGATAGTCAATTTATTGTTTCAAATATAGAGCAGTATTTTTTAGCACTTGACCAACTTGATGAGTTAAATAAGTCTAATAGTAAATATTTATTAGAAGCAATTGGAAGAAATACAGCACCTGCAATTGCTTTGGCTTGTATGGCTTTAGAAAAAGATGAGATAGTGTTAGTGACACCATCTGACCATCTTATAAAAAATGAACTAGAATATGAAATAGTTTTAAGTCAAGCAAAAAAACTGGCTCATGAAAATAATCTTGTTACTTTTGGGATTACTCCAACATTTGCTGAAACAGGATTTGGCTATATAGAAGCAGATGGAATTGATGTTAAAGCTTTTCATGAAAAGCCAGATTTTGAAACAGCTACTTTGTATTTTGAAGCAGGTAATTATTATTGGAACAGTGGTATGTTTTGTTTTAAGGCAGGAATATTTTTAGATGAGCTTAAAAAATATTCTCCAAATGTTTATGAATATTCATTGGCAGCATTTAATAATTCCAATAAAAAAAATATAATCAGAATTCAACATGAAGATATGTTGGCTATTCCTGAAGATAGTATAGATTATGCAGTCATGGAAAAATCTGATAAAGTGAAAGTTTTGCCATCAGATATTGATTGGTCAGATGTAGGCAGTTTTGATAGTTTGTTTGAAGAATTACCTAAAGATGAAAATAACAATACATTAAATGAAAAACATATATCAATAGATTCTAAAAATAATTTAATCTATGGAAAAGATAAATATATAGCAACTATAGATATAGAAGATATGATAGTTGTAGATACTGGAGATGCATTGCTTATATCTAAAAAAGGCTCCTCTCAAAAAGTTAAAGAAGTAGTTAAGGAGATAAAAAAAACCACGCAACTGCACAATATACATTTAATCGGTCATAGACCATGGGGAACATACACAGTGTTAGAAGACAGCCATGGATACAAAATAAAACGTATTGAAGTGAAACCTAAAAAAAGATTATCTTTACAGAGCCACAAATACAGAAATGAACATTGGATAGTAGTTAGTGGAGTAGCAACGGTTACGGTAAATGAAGATACATTTCTTGTAAACCAAAACGAGTCAACATATATAAAAGCCGGCGATATACATAGGCTTTTAAATGATACAAATGAACCATTAGTTATAATAGAAGCACAAGTGGGCAGTTATACTGGTGAAGATGATATTGAGAGAATTGAAGATGATTATAAAAGGGATTAA
- a CDS encoding glycosyltransferase family 2 protein, translated as MDISVVIPTYNRYNVLQRALASVHAQTHKPKEVIIIDDGSTDKTSQILKLFPDVKYYYQENSGVSSARNLGIEKSNFEWIAFLDSDDEWHPDKLQEHLKLHLEKPKLQISYTDEKWIRNSKEVKLPKKYRKFGGEIFKKCLSHCIIAPSATLIHKDLLSTVGLFDESLEVCEDYDLWLRVAIENEIGLIDKKLITKYGGDEDQLSMKFWGMDRFRVKALEKLLEISESKEELIKSMLIEKYSLLLKGAQKHDKMQDIYNYEKKIEELEN; from the coding sequence ATGGACATATCGGTTGTAATCCCAACTTATAACCGATATAACGTTCTTCAACGTGCACTTGCATCTGTACATGCTCAAACTCACAAACCAAAAGAAGTTATCATCATAGATGATGGCTCAACTGATAAGACTTCACAAATATTAAAACTTTTTCCAGATGTAAAGTATTATTATCAAGAAAACTCAGGGGTTTCTAGTGCAAGAAATTTAGGAATTGAAAAATCGAACTTTGAATGGATAGCATTTTTAGACTCAGATGATGAGTGGCATCCGGATAAGCTTCAAGAACATTTAAAACTACATTTAGAAAAGCCAAAACTACAGATAAGTTATACAGATGAGAAGTGGATTCGTAATTCAAAAGAAGTAAAGCTTCCTAAAAAGTATCGTAAATTTGGCGGAGAAATTTTTAAAAAGTGTTTATCTCACTGCATCATAGCCCCATCAGCTACATTAATTCATAAAGACTTACTTAGTACTGTAGGCTTGTTTGATGAGAGCTTAGAAGTTTGTGAAGATTATGATCTTTGGCTTCGAGTGGCAATTGAAAATGAGATAGGACTTATTGATAAAAAACTAATTACGAAGTATGGTGGAGATGAAGATCAGCTAAGTATGAAATTTTGGGGTATGGATAGGTTTAGAGTTAAGGCTTTGGAAAAACTTTTAGAGATATCAGAGTCTAAAGAAGAGTTAATAAAAAGCATGTTGATTGAAAAATACAGCTTACTCCTAAAAGGTGCTCAAAAACATGATAAAATGCAAGATATTTATAATTATGAAAAAAAGATAGAGGAATTAGAGAATTGA
- the tviB gene encoding Vi polysaccharide biosynthesis UDP-N-acetylglucosamine C-6 dehydrogenase TviB, translated as MKNYKICVIGLGYVGLPLAHAFSSKYQVIGLDIYKTRIDELNRAYDKTLELNEEQLQEALQNNIKFTCDIEDIKDCNIYIVTVPTPIDKNKRPDLTPLIKASETVGKVLKKDDIVIYESTVYPGATEEECVPVLEKFSSLVFNKDFYCGYSPERINPGDKEHTVTKILKVTAGSTPEIGRKVDDLYASIITAGTHMAPTIKVAEAAKVIENSQRDINIAFVNELAIIFNKLGINTNDVLEAAGTKWNFLPFKPGLVGGHCIGVDPYYLTHKAQSVGYNPEIILAGRRLNDNMGVYVANQVIKLMIKKGHRIEDSNVLVLGITFKENCPDIRNSRVIDVIEELQEFGCNIDVYDPWADKEEVVREYNLELQENIKTLKYDAIVLAVAHEEFKTLDFSNLDNTIIYDIKSIVDAADGRL; from the coding sequence ATGAAAAACTATAAGATATGTGTGATAGGTTTGGGGTATGTGGGTCTTCCATTGGCTCACGCTTTTAGTAGTAAATATCAAGTAATTGGTTTAGATATTTATAAAACTAGAATAGATGAACTTAATCGTGCTTATGATAAAACATTAGAATTAAATGAAGAACAATTACAAGAAGCACTACAAAATAATATAAAATTCACTTGTGACATAGAAGATATTAAAGATTGTAATATTTACATAGTTACCGTACCAACTCCAATAGACAAAAATAAACGACCTGATTTGACACCACTTATAAAAGCTAGCGAAACAGTAGGTAAGGTCCTTAAAAAAGATGATATTGTCATTTATGAATCAACAGTATACCCTGGAGCAACGGAAGAAGAATGTGTTCCTGTGCTTGAAAAGTTTTCATCTCTTGTGTTTAACAAAGATTTCTATTGTGGATACTCTCCTGAGAGAATAAACCCTGGAGATAAAGAACATACCGTAACAAAAATATTAAAAGTTACAGCAGGTAGTACACCTGAAATAGGTAGAAAAGTAGATGATTTGTATGCAAGTATTATTACTGCTGGTACACATATGGCTCCTACAATTAAAGTAGCAGAAGCTGCAAAAGTAATAGAAAATTCTCAAAGAGATATAAATATAGCATTTGTTAATGAACTTGCAATTATCTTTAATAAACTTGGCATAAATACAAATGATGTGCTAGAGGCTGCTGGAACTAAGTGGAATTTTTTACCATTTAAACCTGGTCTAGTCGGTGGTCATTGTATAGGTGTTGATCCATATTATTTAACACACAAAGCACAAAGTGTAGGATATAACCCTGAAATAATACTTGCAGGTAGAAGATTAAATGATAATATGGGAGTCTATGTAGCTAATCAAGTTATAAAACTTATGATTAAAAAAGGTCATAGGATTGAAGATTCAAATGTTTTAGTGCTAGGCATTACTTTTAAAGAAAATTGCCCAGATATTAGGAATTCTAGGGTGATAGATGTTATTGAAGAACTTCAAGAGTTTGGATGCAATATTGATGTATATGACCCTTGGGCAGATAAGGAAGAAGTTGTTCGAGAATATAATCTTGAATTACAAGAGAATATAAAAACTTTAAAGTATGATGCAATTGTTTTGGCAGTTGCTCATGAAGAGTTTAAGACATTAGATTTTTCAAATTTAGATAATACTATTATATATGATATTAAATCTATTGTTGATGCAGCTGATGGAAGATTATAG
- a CDS encoding glucose-6-phosphate isomerase produces MNYQHNFNPSISDMDVFNEIVKEKENIGYYNLVYQDTSDFKEYAKSVKQKNIVVIGIGGSTLGTYAIYKFLKHSKTLSKQLYFLETTDPIDIKSKVEAIDLKDTLFIVISKSGTTIETVSIFKYINSLVKCNQTNTLVITENDSKLNSYAKTNNIKTFEIPKDVGGRFSVFSAVGLLPLAIVGIDIDELLKGTRKIHDSFFGIDSNRDVYNRLLKKARFFVEYKNNFNINVVFSYSSRLEGFNKWYIQLWGESLGKIDINSTRQGLTPIGIIGPIDQHSFLQLIVEGKRDKTVTVIKVDDFDSNLKIPDIKLHGLEELDYLDNIKFSSLINQQADATIESINNLNDIPCDVITIDGVSERSIASLMYEYELLTSICAKFMYINAYDQPGVEAGKIILKEKLNK; encoded by the coding sequence ATGAATTACCAGCACAACTTTAATCCAAGTATATCAGATATGGATGTCTTTAATGAAATAGTCAAAGAAAAAGAAAATATAGGCTATTACAACCTTGTTTATCAAGATACTAGTGATTTTAAAGAATATGCAAAAAGTGTTAAACAAAAAAATATTGTCGTCATAGGTATAGGCGGAAGTACACTTGGAACATACGCAATATATAAGTTTTTAAAACATTCTAAAACGCTAAGTAAACAACTTTACTTTTTAGAAACAACAGACCCAATAGATATTAAATCAAAAGTAGAAGCAATTGATTTAAAGGACACACTATTTATAGTGATTTCAAAGTCAGGTACAACTATTGAAACAGTATCAATATTTAAATATATTAATTCTCTGGTTAAGTGTAATCAAACTAATACATTAGTCATAACAGAAAATGACTCTAAGTTAAACTCTTATGCAAAAACTAATAATATAAAAACTTTTGAGATTCCAAAAGATGTTGGTGGCAGGTTTTCTGTCTTTAGTGCGGTTGGTTTACTTCCTTTGGCAATTGTGGGTATAGATATTGATGAACTCTTAAAAGGTACAAGAAAGATACATGATTCTTTCTTTGGTATTGATAGCAATAGAGATGTTTATAATAGGCTTCTAAAAAAAGCAAGATTTTTCGTAGAATACAAAAATAATTTTAATATAAATGTGGTCTTTTCTTACTCTTCAAGACTTGAAGGCTTTAACAAGTGGTATATTCAGCTTTGGGGTGAAAGCTTAGGTAAGATAGATATAAATTCTACAAGACAAGGTTTGACACCAATAGGGATTATTGGACCAATAGATCAGCACTCTTTCTTACAACTGATTGTAGAAGGAAAAAGAGATAAAACTGTTACTGTTATAAAAGTTGATGATTTTGACAGTAACTTGAAAATTCCAGATATTAAGCTTCATGGACTTGAAGAATTAGATTATCTCGATAATATTAAGTTTTCTTCACTTATAAATCAGCAAGCAGATGCTACAATTGAATCTATAAATAACTTAAATGATATTCCGTGTGATGTTATTACAATAGATGGTGTTAGTGAAAGAAGTATTGCTAGTTTGATGTATGAATATGAACTGCTAACATCTATCTGTGCTAAGTTTATGTATATTAATGCTTATGATCAACCTGGCGTTGAAGCCGGAAAGATTATTTTAAAAGAAAAGTTGAATAAATAA
- a CDS encoding GDP-L-fucose synthase family protein has product MNKKSKIYIAGHKGLVGSAIVENLQKKGYTNLIYKTHKELDLINQQEVAAFFENEKPEYVILAAAKVGGIVANNTYRADFIYENLQIQNNVIHQSYKHKVTKLLFLGSTCIYPKNAPQPMTEDSLLTSPLEYTNEPYAIAKIAGIKMCESYNLQYGTNFISVMPTNLYGPNDNFDLETSHVLPALLRKMHEAKLNNEPKVEIWGSGKPRREFLYSEDMADACVFLLENRDFKDTFLKDEKEIRNTHINIGTGVDVSIEELAITVKDIVGYKGELYFNTDKPDGTMMKLTNPEKLNDLGWKHKVNLESGIKKVYNWYKNQ; this is encoded by the coding sequence ATGAATAAAAAAAGTAAAATATATATAGCTGGACATAAAGGGCTTGTAGGTTCTGCAATAGTTGAAAATCTACAAAAAAAAGGTTACACCAACCTAATTTACAAAACTCATAAAGAGCTAGATCTTATAAATCAACAGGAAGTAGCAGCTTTTTTTGAAAATGAAAAACCAGAGTATGTAATACTTGCTGCTGCAAAAGTTGGTGGAATAGTTGCCAATAATACTTATAGAGCAGATTTTATATATGAAAATCTACAAATTCAAAACAATGTAATCCATCAAAGTTATAAACATAAAGTAACTAAGTTGCTTTTTTTAGGTAGTACTTGTATTTATCCAAAAAATGCACCACAACCAATGACTGAAGATAGCTTACTGACATCACCATTAGAATATACAAACGAGCCATATGCTATTGCAAAAATAGCAGGTATAAAAATGTGTGAATCATATAATCTACAGTATGGCACAAATTTTATATCTGTAATGCCAACAAATCTTTATGGACCAAATGATAATTTCGATTTAGAAACTTCACATGTTCTCCCAGCTCTTTTGAGAAAAATGCATGAAGCAAAACTAAATAATGAACCAAAAGTTGAAATATGGGGAAGTGGCAAACCAAGAAGAGAATTTCTATACTCCGAAGATATGGCTGATGCATGTGTATTCTTACTAGAAAATCGTGATTTTAAAGACACTTTTTTAAAAGATGAAAAAGAGATAAGAAATACACATATTAATATTGGAACAGGGGTAGATGTATCTATAGAAGAGTTAGCCATAACTGTAAAAGATATTGTAGGCTATAAAGGAGAGCTTTATTTTAATACAGATAAACCTGATGGAACTATGATGAAACTAACTAATCCTGAAAAGTTAAATGATCTTGGTTGGAAGCATAAAGTTAATCTTGAAAGTGGTATAAAAAAAGTATATAATTGGTACAAAAATCAATGA
- the gmd gene encoding GDP-mannose 4,6-dehydratase translates to MSSKKVALITGITGQDGSYLAEFLLKKDYIVHGIKRRSSLFNTDRIDHLYQDPHVENRNLILHHGDMTDSMNLTKIIQEVQPDEIYNLAAMSHVAVSFETPEYVANADGTGTLRILEAVKLLGLTKKTKIYQASTSELYGKVQETPQSETTPFYPRSPYAVAKMYAYWITVNYREAYGMFACNGILFNHESPVRGETFVTRKITRAASKIALGLQDKLYLGNLDAKRDWGHAKDYVRMMWMILQANEPEDWVIATGITTTVRDFVKMSFAYAGIELEFKGNGVDEKAYVKSCSNSDYQLDIGSEVVSVDPKYFRPTEVDLLLGDPTKAEKKLGWTREYKLEELVNDMMKSDLKLMTKDVYLKDGGYKTMSYFE, encoded by the coding sequence ATGAGTAGTAAAAAAGTAGCACTAATAACAGGAATAACAGGGCAAGACGGAAGCTATTTAGCAGAATTTTTACTTAAAAAAGATTATATAGTTCATGGTATTAAAAGAAGAAGCTCACTCTTTAACACTGATCGAATAGACCATTTATATCAAGACCCACATGTTGAAAACAGAAATTTAATATTGCATCATGGGGATATGACAGATTCTATGAATTTAACTAAAATTATTCAAGAAGTACAGCCTGATGAGATTTATAATCTTGCTGCGATGAGTCATGTTGCAGTCTCTTTTGAAACTCCTGAATATGTAGCAAATGCAGACGGCACAGGAACACTTAGAATATTAGAAGCTGTGAAACTTTTAGGATTAACTAAAAAAACAAAAATATATCAAGCATCTACATCTGAGCTATATGGAAAAGTACAAGAAACTCCTCAAAGTGAAACTACCCCTTTTTATCCAAGAAGTCCATATGCTGTTGCTAAAATGTACGCATACTGGATAACTGTTAACTATAGAGAAGCTTACGGAATGTTTGCTTGTAATGGGATACTTTTTAATCATGAATCACCAGTACGAGGTGAAACCTTTGTAACTAGAAAAATAACAAGAGCCGCTTCAAAAATAGCTTTAGGCCTGCAAGATAAACTTTATCTAGGTAACCTTGATGCTAAAAGAGATTGGGGACATGCAAAAGATTATGTAAGAATGATGTGGATGATTCTTCAAGCTAATGAGCCGGAAGACTGGGTAATAGCAACAGGTATTACAACAACTGTAAGAGACTTTGTAAAAATGTCGTTTGCTTATGCTGGAATAGAATTAGAATTTAAAGGGAATGGAGTTGATGAAAAAGCTTATGTTAAATCTTGCTCAAATTCAGACTATCAATTAGACATAGGTTCTGAAGTTGTTTCTGTTGATCCTAAATATTTTAGACCAACAGAAGTTGACCTTCTTCTTGGAGACCCTACAAAAGCAGAAAAAAAACTTGGATGGACAAGAGAGTATAAACTAGAAGAATTAGTAAATGATATGATGAAATCTGATCTTAAACTAATGACAAAAGATGTTTACCTAAAAGATGGTGGATATAAAACCATGAGTTATTTTGAATAA
- a CDS encoding DNA ligase, producing the protein MKYLLVILLFSSLSAHKPELVLLNKYNENINVTSWYMSEKLDGVRAYWDGEKLISRSGKVFASPTFFTKDFPKHELDGELWSKRGDFSNTSSIVNQKKAHNGWRDLTYNIFEVPNAKGNLLERLENVKTSKYIKVIKQIKVKDKKHLDEFLKSVENKGGEGLVVRDASLKYYIGRDNNSLKVKSYSDEECQVVGYNKGKGKYKGLVGSIVCKMDNEQIINIGSGLNDEQRTRPPKIGAIITFKYYGLTSKGKPRFPVFLHERY; encoded by the coding sequence ATGAAATATCTTTTAGTAATTTTACTGTTTTCATCGCTTTCTGCACATAAGCCAGAGTTGGTACTTCTCAATAAATATAATGAAAACATAAATGTAACATCTTGGTACATGAGTGAAAAACTTGATGGGGTGAGAGCTTATTGGGATGGTGAAAAACTAATCTCACGCTCAGGAAAAGTTTTTGCATCTCCTACTTTTTTTACAAAAGATTTTCCTAAACATGAATTAGATGGGGAGCTATGGAGTAAACGTGGTGATTTCTCAAACACATCTTCAATTGTAAATCAGAAAAAAGCTCATAATGGCTGGAGGGATTTAACTTATAATATTTTTGAAGTTCCTAATGCAAAAGGAAATCTTTTAGAGAGACTGGAAAATGTTAAGACTAGTAAATACATAAAAGTAATAAAGCAGATAAAAGTTAAAGATAAAAAACATTTGGATGAATTTTTAAAAAGCGTTGAGAATAAGGGCGGAGAAGGTCTAGTTGTCCGAGATGCAAGTTTAAAATATTATATTGGACGAGATAATAACTCATTAAAAGTAAAGAGCTACAGTGACGAAGAATGTCAAGTTGTCGGTTATAACAAAGGTAAAGGTAAGTATAAAGGATTAGTTGGCTCAATAGTTTGTAAAATGGATAATGAACAAATTATTAACATAGGAAGTGGTTTAAATGATGAACAAAGAACACGTCCACCAAAAATAGGTGCTATAATTACATTTAAATATTATGGTTTAACATCTAAAGGCAAACCTAGGTTTCCTGTGTTTTTACATGAAAGATATTAA